The Bacillus sp. Y1 genome has a window encoding:
- a CDS encoding 2-keto-4-pentenoate hydratase: MATVEYKEIAKYLIAGEIEKREVVKVTENIKPDLSVEEGYLVQQELVKIKQEEGRRIVGPKMGLTSKAKMQQMNVNEPIYGYVFDYMLIENGGKVHLQDMIHPKVEAEIAFVIGEDIEGPNVTAADVLSKTEYVIPALELIDSRYVNFQFTLPDVIADNASTSRVVFGTSFHKPDKFALDLVGVTLSINGEIKELGAGAAVLGHPAEAIAMLANMLSRKGEKVRKGDVILSGAITSAILLEKGDVVTGRFDGLGEVSFVVTD, encoded by the coding sequence ATGGCGACAGTGGAATATAAAGAGATTGCTAAATATTTGATTGCCGGAGAAATAGAGAAACGGGAGGTCGTGAAAGTAACTGAGAATATCAAGCCGGATCTTTCTGTGGAGGAAGGATATCTCGTCCAACAGGAGCTCGTTAAAATTAAGCAAGAAGAAGGGAGAAGAATTGTCGGACCTAAAATGGGTTTAACTAGCAAAGCAAAGATGCAGCAAATGAATGTAAATGAGCCCATCTATGGATATGTGTTTGATTATATGTTGATTGAAAATGGTGGAAAGGTTCATCTACAGGACATGATTCACCCAAAAGTAGAAGCAGAAATTGCTTTTGTAATCGGAGAGGACATTGAAGGACCAAACGTGACAGCAGCAGATGTGTTGTCAAAAACAGAATATGTTATTCCAGCTCTTGAACTGATTGACAGTCGGTATGTCAATTTCCAATTTACTTTACCTGATGTCATTGCTGATAATGCATCCACATCAAGAGTCGTTTTCGGCACCTCTTTTCATAAGCCGGACAAATTTGCTCTTGATTTAGTAGGTGTGACACTTTCTATTAATGGCGAAATAAAGGAATTAGGTGCAGGAGCAGCGGTACTTGGACACCCAGCGGAAGCGATTGCGATGCTAGCTAATATGCTTTCACGTAAAGGGGAGAAGGTTCGTAAGGGTGATGTGATTTTATCTGGAGCGATTACCAGTGCTATTTTGCTAGAAAAAGGTGATGTTGTCACCGGCCGGTTCGATGGATTAGGTGAAGTATCTTTCGTAGTGACAGATTAG
- a CDS encoding 4-oxalocrotonate tautomerase yields MPIIQVQMMEGRPKEKIAEVIQNITNTVAETLDAPKESIRVLVTEIPKTHWGVAGVPKSKS; encoded by the coding sequence ATGCCAATCATTCAAGTTCAAATGATGGAAGGCAGGCCAAAGGAGAAAATCGCAGAAGTGATTCAGAATATTACAAATACGGTTGCTGAAACATTGGACGCTCCAAAAGAGAGTATTCGAGTGTTAGTGACTGAGATTCCGAAAACTCATTGGGGAGTAGCAGGAGTGCCAAAGTCAAAATCGTAA
- a CDS encoding DODA-type extradiol aromatic ring-opening family dioxygenase produces MTIELCTLVPHVPSICHEDAVPDFQRNMVEGLKEVAKDIERIAPDVIVLVSCHWPSTFFHYVDCTPEHKGILTAYEAPDLIKDIPYYYPGDADLANQLVQAGVNAGLQVQGVNDPYYIWDYGTVVPLRYLVPKEDIPIINLSVTLAASIEETYKWGQEIAKVLHATEKKVVFVSSGALSHNLVRGRHNKPTVAEHSLDKQFIEFVMNKDYQSAYEMLPEYARMARVESGGRHLAMLFSMLQKDDEVAYLADGQSSGSWNVLLTFDSKKVVSLEAMEDSKAVKK; encoded by the coding sequence ATGACAATTGAGTTATGTACTTTAGTTCCACATGTTCCAAGTATCTGTCATGAAGATGCAGTCCCAGATTTTCAAAGAAATATGGTAGAAGGATTAAAAGAGGTGGCAAAAGATATTGAGAGAATTGCTCCTGATGTCATTGTGTTAGTATCCTGCCATTGGCCATCTACTTTCTTCCATTATGTAGATTGCACACCTGAGCATAAAGGGATTTTAACAGCCTATGAAGCTCCCGATCTAATTAAGGATATTCCATATTATTATCCAGGAGATGCTGATTTGGCAAACCAGCTTGTGCAAGCTGGAGTGAATGCTGGTTTACAAGTACAAGGAGTAAATGACCCCTATTATATTTGGGATTACGGAACAGTTGTCCCACTAAGGTATCTTGTACCGAAAGAAGATATTCCTATCATTAATCTATCAGTTACTCTTGCTGCTAGTATCGAAGAAACATATAAATGGGGTCAAGAGATTGCAAAAGTTTTGCATGCAACCGAAAAAAAAGTCGTTTTTGTATCGAGTGGTGCTTTATCTCATAATTTAGTGCGCGGCCGACATAATAAGCCAACCGTTGCGGAGCACTCTCTAGATAAGCAATTCATCGAGTTCGTAATGAACAAAGACTATCAATCTGCTTACGAAATGTTACCTGAATATGCAAGGATGGCTAGGGTTGAGTCTGGCGGACGCCATCTAGCTATGTTGTTTAGCATGCTTCAAAAGGATGATGAGGTTGCATACTTAGCAGATGGGCAATCGTCTGGAAGTTGGAACGTATTACTAACCTTTGATTCCAAAAAGGTTGTAAGCTTGGAAGCAATGGAAGATAGTAAAGCGGTAAAGAAATAA